A genomic window from Lycium barbarum isolate Lr01 chromosome 4, ASM1917538v2, whole genome shotgun sequence includes:
- the LOC132636952 gene encoding putative late blight resistance protein homolog R1B-16 isoform X1, whose protein sequence is MAYASVASLMRTIELLLTSYWSSQSLICDHREEFLRLHEKLEVFLKNFEKSNVSGEMTDLEAKVKEVANDVEYTIQLRLTETVKGQNKSQKRKARRRFRQSLQRIAGDIDRVLKESTKIQDKGKHASKKSLVQDFSSSAKDILNVKNNMVGRDDQRKRLLEDLTRGYSGETKVIPIIGMGGIGKTTLAKEVYNAECIRSRFDVRAWATISQQHNVKEILLSLLRSTKGDSFNMDDEQELADMLQKSLKRRRYLIVLDDMWSDKAWDDVRQCFPIENNESRILLTTRNTKVANSAGTENHSLEMGFMDPDESWNLFGSIAFANEALTSEFESIGKQIVDKCHGLPLTIVVIAGLLSKSEKTIEDWESVAKDVKSFVTNDPDKQCLHLLALSYNHLPNHLKACLLYFGTFPENSEIPVKKLLRLWMAEGFLKPEKDLEGEAEKCVQDFVDRCLVLVSKKSRDESKIKSCKVHDLIHELCLREAKSQNIFVIKDIAYDVRGSYRALLTPGHHHLVRRQTDDEDNNLLNQTRSVFFLSFTIFTLEPTLNHFNLLRILDLSRPLIENFPPEILCLIWLRYLAMYGNFHIPSEICRLWNLQTFIVKSYDWASRNVSETIWELKQLRHLELRTFYLPNPPSVSVGEERDLYFPNIQTISDLSPSSCTKEVISGIQNAKKLEIFGDSDDYKSCKESRLVENLVHLHQLEKLSFSGPLQTIPSAKAFPATLKKLKLEETFLLWEDLNIIGEIPNLEVLKLLDACRGREWHPIADGFTRLKLLLIDDCHLKYWKATNDNFPVLERLLISFCRSLNEIPIEFAEIDSLQLIELDWCEPKLEASAARIQKEQVDLGNKPVDVRISNTRKYINTLEPTLNHFNLLGILDLSCTLIKNFPPEILCLIWLRYLEMYGDFHIPSEICRLWNLQTFIVKSYDSASRNVSETIWELKQLRHLELGTFYLPNPPSVSVGEERHLYFPNIQTISGLSPSSCTKEVISGIRNAKKLEISGDSDDYKSCKESRLLENLVHLHQLETLSFRGPLQIILSAKYIPATLNKLKLRGTKLRWEELNIIGEIPNLEVLKLKWNGCEGGEWHPIAGGFTRLKLLLIDDCDLEDWIAADDNFPVLERLVIKECGYLKEIPIEFAEIDSLQLIELICCETKLNASAERIQQEQEELGNKPVDVRISNPLFPLWGKMSVRKMR, encoded by the exons ATGGCTTATGCAAGTGTGGCTTCTCTCATGAGAACAATTGAACTTCTCTTGACATCCTATTGGTCATCGCAATCTCTAATCTGTGATCACAGAGAAGAATTTTTGCGTCTTCATGAAAAATTGGAAGTATTTCTCAAGAACTTTGAGAAAAGCAATGTTTCTGGGGAAATGACAGATTTGGAAGCAAAGGTAAAAGAAGTTGCAAATGATGTTGAATACACAATTCAACTGAGACTAACAGAAACTGTAAAGGGACAAAATAAAAGCCAGAAAAGAAAGGCACGTCGAAGGTTCCGTCAAAGCCTGCAACGGATAGCAGGGGACATTGACCGTGTCTTGAAAGAGTCAACAAAGATTCAAGATAAAGGCAAACATGCATCCAAGAAATCATTGGTTCAAGATTTTTCAAGTTCAGCAAAAGATATTCTTAATGTTAAGAACAATATGGTTGGACGTGATGATCAAAGGAAAAGGTTGTTAGAAGATCTGACCAGAGGCTACTCTGGTGAAACCAAAGTCATTCCAATCATCGGGATGGGAGGCATTGGAAAAACAACTTTAGCAAAAGAAGTTTACAATGCTGAGTGCATTCGTTCTCGTTTTGATGTCCGTGCCTGGGCTACTATATCTCAACAGCACAATGTAAAGGAAATCTTGTTGAGCCTTCTGCGTTCTACAAAGGGTGACTCATTTAACATGGACGATGAGCAAGAGCTCGCAGACATGCTACAAAAAAGTTTAAAGAGGAGGAGATATTTAATTGTGTTGGATGACATGTGGAGCGATAAAGCATGGGATGACGTGAGGCAATGCTTTCCGATTGAAAACAATGAGAGTCGAATACTGTTGACTACCCGTAACACTAAAGTAGCTAATTCTGCTGGTACAGAGAATCATTCTTTGGAGATGGGTTTCATGGATCCGGATGAGAGTTGGAACCTTTTTGGAAGTATTGCATTTGCAAATGAAGCATTAACATCTGAGTTTGAGTCTATTGGGAAGCAAATTGTTGACAAATGTCACGGGTTACCACTAACTATTGTCGTGATTGCTGGGCTTCTGTCCAAATCAGAAAAGACAATAGAAGATTGGGAAAGTGTTGCAAAAGATGTCAAGTCATTTGTCACAAATGATCCAGATAAACAATGTTTGCATTTGCTCGCATTGAGTTACAATCACTTGCCCAATCACCTAAAAGCATGTCTTTTGTATTTTGGTACTTTTCCAGAAAACAGTGAGATTCCAGTGAAGAAATTATTGAGATTATGGATGGCGGAGGGTTTTCTGAAGCCGGAAAAAGATTTGGAAGGGGAGGCTGAGAAGTGTGTACAAGATTTTGTTGACAGATGTCTTGTTCTCGTCAGCAAGAAAAGTAGGGATGAATCAAAAATTAAATCATGTAAGGTTCATGATCTAATACATGAGTTGTGCTTGAGAGAAGCTAAAAGCCAAAATATTTTTGTCATAAAAGACATTGCATATGATGTCCGTGGTTCTTATAGGGCCCTTCTTACCCCTGGACATCATCATTTGGTAAGGAGGCAGACAGATGATGAAGACAACAATCTCTTGAATCAAACTCGTtctgttttctttctttcttttacaaTTTTTACTCTTGAACCAACGCTTAATCATTTCAATTTACTCAGAATCTTGGACTTGAGCCGCCCATTGATCGAAAACTTCCCTCCTGAGATACTGTGCCTCATTTGGTTGAGGTACCTTGCAATGTACGGGAATTTTCACATACCTTCAGAAATTTGCAGGTTATGGAATCTTCAAACATTCATTGTTAAAAGTTATGATTGGGCATCTAGAAATGTTTCAGAGACAATTTGGGAACTGAAGCAATTAAGGCATCTGGAACTCAGAACATTTTATTTGCCAAATCCCCCAAGTGTATCTGTTGGTGAAGAGAGAGACTTATATTTTCCAAACATACAAACTATTTCTGATTTGTCTCCAAGTAGTTGCACAAAGGAGGTTATTTCAGGGATTCAGAATGCTAAAAAGTTAGAAATCTTTGGAGATTCAGATGACTATAAAAGTTGTAAAGAATCTAGACTTGTCGAAAATCTTGTCCATCTACATCAACTTGAAAAATTGAGTTTTTCTGGACCATTACAGACCATTCCAAGTGCAAAAGCTTTTCCAGCAACGCTCAAGAAGTTAAAGTTGGAAGAGACTTTTCTACTGTGGGAGGACTTGAACATCATAGGTGAGATACCTAACCTTGAGGTGCTGAAGCTCTTAGATGCTTGTCGGGGCCGAGAATGGCATCCAATTGCAGATGGATTTACTCGATTGAAGCTTTTGCTAATTGACGATTGTCATCTCAAGTACTGGAAAGCCACGAATGACAATTTTCCTGTCCTTGAGCGCCTTCTGATTAGCTTCTGCAGATCTTTGAATGAGATACCCATTGAGTTTGCAGAAATTGACTCACTGCAGCTAATTGAGTTAGATTGGTGTGAACCCAAACTCGAGGCTTCTGCTGCACGAATTCAAAAAGAACAAGTAGACCTCGGAAACAAACCCGTGGATGTTCGCATCTCCAATACTCGTAAGTATATAAATACTCTCGAACCAACGCTTAATCATTTCAATTTACTCGGAATCTTGGACTTGAGCTGCACATTGATCAAAAACTTCCCTCCTGAGATACTGTGCCTCATTTGGTTGAGGTACCTTGAAATGTACGGGGATTTTCACATACCTTCAGAAATTTGCAGGTTATGGAATCTGCAAACATTCATTGTTAAAAGTTATGATTCGGCATCTAGAAATGTTTCAGAGACAATTTGGGAACTGAAGCAATTAAGGCATCTAGAACTCGGAACATTTTATTTGCCAAATCCCCCAAGTGTATCTGTGGGTGAAGAGAGACACTTATATTTTCCAAACATACAAACTATTTCTGGTTTGTCTCCAAGTAGTTGCACAAAGGAGGTTATTTCAGGGATTCGAAATGCTAAAAAGTTAGAAATCTCTGGAGATTCAGATGACTATAAGAGTTGTAAAGAATCTAGACTTCTCGAAAATCTTGTCCATCTACATCAACTTGAAACATTGAGTTTTCGGGGACCATTACAGATCATTCTAAGTGCAAAATATATTCCAGCAACGCTCAATAAGTTAAAGTTGCGTGGAACTAAACTAAGGTGGGAGGAGTTGAACATCATAGGTGAGATACCTAACCTTGAGGTGCTGAAGCTGAAATGGAATGGTTGTGAGGGCGGAGAATGGCATCCAATTGCAGGTGGATTTACTCGATTGAAGCTTTTGCTAATTGACGATTGTGATCTCGAGGACTGGATAGCCGCCGATGACAATTTTCCTGTCCTTGAGCGCCTTGTGATTAAAGAATGCGGGTATTTGAAAGAGATACCCATTGAGTTTGCAGAAATTGACTCACTGCAACTAATTGAGTTAATTTGTTGTGAAACCAAACTCAACGCTTCTGCTGAacgaattcaacaagaacaagaaGAACTCGGAAACAAACCCGTGGATGTTCGCATCTCCAATCCTC TTTTTCCTCTATGGGGGAAGATGAGCGTGAGGAAGATGAGATGA
- the LOC132636952 gene encoding putative late blight resistance protein homolog R1B-16 isoform X2 has product MAYASVASLMRTIELLLTSYWSSQSLICDHREEFLRLHEKLEVFLKNFEKSNVSGEMTDLEAKVKEVANDVEYTIQLRLTETVKGQNKSQKRKARRRFRQSLQRIAGDIDRVLKESTKIQDKGKHASKKSLVQDFSSSAKDILNVKNNMVGRDDQRKRLLEDLTRGYSGETKVIPIIGMGGIGKTTLAKEVYNAECIRSRFDVRAWATISQQHNVKEILLSLLRSTKGDSFNMDDEQELADMLQKSLKRRRYLIVLDDMWSDKAWDDVRQCFPIENNESRILLTTRNTKVANSAGTENHSLEMGFMDPDESWNLFGSIAFANEALTSEFESIGKQIVDKCHGLPLTIVVIAGLLSKSEKTIEDWESVAKDVKSFVTNDPDKQCLHLLALSYNHLPNHLKACLLYFGTFPENSEIPVKKLLRLWMAEGFLKPEKDLEGEAEKCVQDFVDRCLVLVSKKSRDESKIKSCKVHDLIHELCLREAKSQNIFVIKDIAYDVRGSYRALLTPGHHHLVRRQTDDEDNNLLNQTRSVFFLSFTIFTLEPTLNHFNLLRILDLSRPLIENFPPEILCLIWLRYLAMYGNFHIPSEICRLWNLQTFIVKSYDWASRNVSETIWELKQLRHLELRTFYLPNPPSVSVGEERDLYFPNIQTISDLSPSSCTKEVISGIQNAKKLEIFGDSDDYKSCKESRLVENLVHLHQLEKLSFSGPLQTIPSAKAFPATLKKLKLEETFLLWEDLNIIGEIPNLEVLKLLDACRGREWHPIADGFTRLKLLLIDDCHLKYWKATNDNFPVLERLLISFCRSLNEIPIEFAEIDSLQLIELDWCEPKLEASAARIQKEQVDLGNKPVDVRISNTRKYINTLEPTLNHFNLLGILDLSCTLIKNFPPEILCLIWLRYLEMYGDFHIPSEICRLWNLQTFIVKSYDSASRNVSETIWELKQLRHLELGTFYLPNPPSVSVGEERHLYFPNIQTISGLSPSSCTKEVISGIRNAKKLEISGDSDDYKSCKESRLLENLVHLHQLETLSFRGPLQIILSAKYIPATLNKLKLRGTKLRWEELNIIGEIPNLEVLKLKWNGCEGGEWHPIAGGFTRLKLLLIDDCDLEDWIAADDNFPVLERLVIKECGYLKEIPIEFAEIDSLQLIELICCETKLNASAERIQQEQEELGNKPVDVRISNPLFACIKKRSQDN; this is encoded by the exons ATGGCTTATGCAAGTGTGGCTTCTCTCATGAGAACAATTGAACTTCTCTTGACATCCTATTGGTCATCGCAATCTCTAATCTGTGATCACAGAGAAGAATTTTTGCGTCTTCATGAAAAATTGGAAGTATTTCTCAAGAACTTTGAGAAAAGCAATGTTTCTGGGGAAATGACAGATTTGGAAGCAAAGGTAAAAGAAGTTGCAAATGATGTTGAATACACAATTCAACTGAGACTAACAGAAACTGTAAAGGGACAAAATAAAAGCCAGAAAAGAAAGGCACGTCGAAGGTTCCGTCAAAGCCTGCAACGGATAGCAGGGGACATTGACCGTGTCTTGAAAGAGTCAACAAAGATTCAAGATAAAGGCAAACATGCATCCAAGAAATCATTGGTTCAAGATTTTTCAAGTTCAGCAAAAGATATTCTTAATGTTAAGAACAATATGGTTGGACGTGATGATCAAAGGAAAAGGTTGTTAGAAGATCTGACCAGAGGCTACTCTGGTGAAACCAAAGTCATTCCAATCATCGGGATGGGAGGCATTGGAAAAACAACTTTAGCAAAAGAAGTTTACAATGCTGAGTGCATTCGTTCTCGTTTTGATGTCCGTGCCTGGGCTACTATATCTCAACAGCACAATGTAAAGGAAATCTTGTTGAGCCTTCTGCGTTCTACAAAGGGTGACTCATTTAACATGGACGATGAGCAAGAGCTCGCAGACATGCTACAAAAAAGTTTAAAGAGGAGGAGATATTTAATTGTGTTGGATGACATGTGGAGCGATAAAGCATGGGATGACGTGAGGCAATGCTTTCCGATTGAAAACAATGAGAGTCGAATACTGTTGACTACCCGTAACACTAAAGTAGCTAATTCTGCTGGTACAGAGAATCATTCTTTGGAGATGGGTTTCATGGATCCGGATGAGAGTTGGAACCTTTTTGGAAGTATTGCATTTGCAAATGAAGCATTAACATCTGAGTTTGAGTCTATTGGGAAGCAAATTGTTGACAAATGTCACGGGTTACCACTAACTATTGTCGTGATTGCTGGGCTTCTGTCCAAATCAGAAAAGACAATAGAAGATTGGGAAAGTGTTGCAAAAGATGTCAAGTCATTTGTCACAAATGATCCAGATAAACAATGTTTGCATTTGCTCGCATTGAGTTACAATCACTTGCCCAATCACCTAAAAGCATGTCTTTTGTATTTTGGTACTTTTCCAGAAAACAGTGAGATTCCAGTGAAGAAATTATTGAGATTATGGATGGCGGAGGGTTTTCTGAAGCCGGAAAAAGATTTGGAAGGGGAGGCTGAGAAGTGTGTACAAGATTTTGTTGACAGATGTCTTGTTCTCGTCAGCAAGAAAAGTAGGGATGAATCAAAAATTAAATCATGTAAGGTTCATGATCTAATACATGAGTTGTGCTTGAGAGAAGCTAAAAGCCAAAATATTTTTGTCATAAAAGACATTGCATATGATGTCCGTGGTTCTTATAGGGCCCTTCTTACCCCTGGACATCATCATTTGGTAAGGAGGCAGACAGATGATGAAGACAACAATCTCTTGAATCAAACTCGTtctgttttctttctttcttttacaaTTTTTACTCTTGAACCAACGCTTAATCATTTCAATTTACTCAGAATCTTGGACTTGAGCCGCCCATTGATCGAAAACTTCCCTCCTGAGATACTGTGCCTCATTTGGTTGAGGTACCTTGCAATGTACGGGAATTTTCACATACCTTCAGAAATTTGCAGGTTATGGAATCTTCAAACATTCATTGTTAAAAGTTATGATTGGGCATCTAGAAATGTTTCAGAGACAATTTGGGAACTGAAGCAATTAAGGCATCTGGAACTCAGAACATTTTATTTGCCAAATCCCCCAAGTGTATCTGTTGGTGAAGAGAGAGACTTATATTTTCCAAACATACAAACTATTTCTGATTTGTCTCCAAGTAGTTGCACAAAGGAGGTTATTTCAGGGATTCAGAATGCTAAAAAGTTAGAAATCTTTGGAGATTCAGATGACTATAAAAGTTGTAAAGAATCTAGACTTGTCGAAAATCTTGTCCATCTACATCAACTTGAAAAATTGAGTTTTTCTGGACCATTACAGACCATTCCAAGTGCAAAAGCTTTTCCAGCAACGCTCAAGAAGTTAAAGTTGGAAGAGACTTTTCTACTGTGGGAGGACTTGAACATCATAGGTGAGATACCTAACCTTGAGGTGCTGAAGCTCTTAGATGCTTGTCGGGGCCGAGAATGGCATCCAATTGCAGATGGATTTACTCGATTGAAGCTTTTGCTAATTGACGATTGTCATCTCAAGTACTGGAAAGCCACGAATGACAATTTTCCTGTCCTTGAGCGCCTTCTGATTAGCTTCTGCAGATCTTTGAATGAGATACCCATTGAGTTTGCAGAAATTGACTCACTGCAGCTAATTGAGTTAGATTGGTGTGAACCCAAACTCGAGGCTTCTGCTGCACGAATTCAAAAAGAACAAGTAGACCTCGGAAACAAACCCGTGGATGTTCGCATCTCCAATACTCGTAAGTATATAAATACTCTCGAACCAACGCTTAATCATTTCAATTTACTCGGAATCTTGGACTTGAGCTGCACATTGATCAAAAACTTCCCTCCTGAGATACTGTGCCTCATTTGGTTGAGGTACCTTGAAATGTACGGGGATTTTCACATACCTTCAGAAATTTGCAGGTTATGGAATCTGCAAACATTCATTGTTAAAAGTTATGATTCGGCATCTAGAAATGTTTCAGAGACAATTTGGGAACTGAAGCAATTAAGGCATCTAGAACTCGGAACATTTTATTTGCCAAATCCCCCAAGTGTATCTGTGGGTGAAGAGAGACACTTATATTTTCCAAACATACAAACTATTTCTGGTTTGTCTCCAAGTAGTTGCACAAAGGAGGTTATTTCAGGGATTCGAAATGCTAAAAAGTTAGAAATCTCTGGAGATTCAGATGACTATAAGAGTTGTAAAGAATCTAGACTTCTCGAAAATCTTGTCCATCTACATCAACTTGAAACATTGAGTTTTCGGGGACCATTACAGATCATTCTAAGTGCAAAATATATTCCAGCAACGCTCAATAAGTTAAAGTTGCGTGGAACTAAACTAAGGTGGGAGGAGTTGAACATCATAGGTGAGATACCTAACCTTGAGGTGCTGAAGCTGAAATGGAATGGTTGTGAGGGCGGAGAATGGCATCCAATTGCAGGTGGATTTACTCGATTGAAGCTTTTGCTAATTGACGATTGTGATCTCGAGGACTGGATAGCCGCCGATGACAATTTTCCTGTCCTTGAGCGCCTTGTGATTAAAGAATGCGGGTATTTGAAAGAGATACCCATTGAGTTTGCAGAAATTGACTCACTGCAACTAATTGAGTTAATTTGTTGTGAAACCAAACTCAACGCTTCTGCTGAacgaattcaacaagaacaagaaGAACTCGGAAACAAACCCGTGGATGTTCGCATCTCCAATCCTC TTTTCGCCTGTATAAAGAAAAGATCCCAAGATAATTGA